One region of Microbacterium sufflavum genomic DNA includes:
- a CDS encoding alpha-amylase family protein, with amino-acid sequence MKITDTSDLWWKTAVVYCLDVETFLDTSGDGVGDLRGLAQRIDYLAQLGMTCLWLMPFYPTPDRDDGYDVSDFYGVDPRLGSHGDLVEVIRTARDRGMRVIVDLVINHTSDRHPWFRAAIRSVDSPYRDYYVWRDDAPPKGQKNAVFPGQADGIWTKDEKSGQWYQHSFYEHQPDLNVANPRVRDEIAKVIGFWLQLGISGFRVDAVPFFLEIPVGADIPDPHELLRDMRRFLQRRSSEAILLGEVNLPYDQQVEYFGGTDGDELTMQFDFVAMQALYLSLARRDPAPLIEALSSRPALGPEVQWANFLRNHDELTLDKLSDAERQEVFEAFAPDERQRVFGRGITRRLPTMLEGDPRRIRMAYSLLFTLPGTPVLFYGEEIGMGENIDIAGRESVRTPMQWSVDRNGGFSDAAPSRLVSKPPADGYAPEHVNVAAQLEDRGSLLHFLRELTSRYRVSPELGWGEFAVVEQPVDALLVHSLRADVGRMIAVHNFAERPATTRFRLADEPAGTALVDLLEAQRITLDDDGAVELEVPAYGYRWLRVSRPGDGRIL; translated from the coding sequence GTGAAGATCACCGACACGAGCGACCTCTGGTGGAAGACCGCCGTCGTCTACTGCCTCGACGTGGAGACGTTCCTGGACACGAGCGGCGACGGGGTGGGCGACCTCCGGGGCCTCGCGCAGCGCATCGACTACCTCGCGCAGTTGGGGATGACGTGCCTGTGGCTCATGCCGTTCTATCCCACCCCCGACCGCGATGACGGCTACGACGTGAGCGACTTCTACGGCGTCGATCCGCGCCTGGGCTCGCACGGCGATCTCGTGGAGGTGATCCGCACGGCGCGCGACCGCGGCATGCGCGTGATCGTCGACCTGGTCATCAACCACACCTCCGATCGGCATCCGTGGTTCCGCGCCGCGATCCGCAGTGTGGACTCGCCGTACCGCGACTACTACGTGTGGCGAGACGACGCACCGCCGAAGGGCCAGAAGAACGCGGTGTTCCCCGGACAGGCCGACGGGATCTGGACGAAGGACGAGAAGTCGGGGCAGTGGTACCAGCACAGCTTCTACGAGCATCAGCCGGATCTGAACGTGGCCAATCCCCGCGTGCGCGACGAGATCGCGAAGGTGATCGGCTTCTGGTTGCAGCTCGGCATCTCCGGGTTCCGGGTCGACGCGGTGCCCTTCTTCCTGGAGATCCCAGTCGGAGCCGACATCCCCGACCCGCACGAACTCCTGCGGGATATGCGCCGCTTCCTCCAGCGACGCTCGAGCGAGGCGATCCTGCTCGGCGAGGTGAACCTGCCGTATGACCAGCAGGTCGAGTACTTCGGCGGCACGGACGGCGACGAGCTCACGATGCAGTTCGACTTCGTGGCGATGCAGGCGCTGTACCTGTCGTTGGCGCGGCGCGATCCGGCGCCGCTCATCGAAGCGCTCTCCTCGCGGCCGGCGCTGGGTCCTGAGGTGCAGTGGGCGAACTTCCTGCGCAACCACGACGAGCTCACGCTCGACAAGCTCAGCGACGCCGAGCGCCAGGAGGTGTTCGAGGCGTTCGCCCCGGACGAGCGGCAGCGGGTGTTCGGGCGTGGCATCACCCGCCGTCTGCCCACGATGCTCGAGGGCGATCCCCGCCGGATCCGCATGGCCTACAGCCTGCTGTTCACGCTCCCCGGGACCCCCGTGCTGTTCTACGGGGAGGAGATCGGGATGGGGGAGAACATCGACATCGCCGGGCGGGAGTCCGTGCGCACCCCCATGCAGTGGTCGGTGGACCGGAACGGCGGGTTCTCGGACGCCGCCCCGTCCCGACTGGTGTCGAAGCCACCCGCAGACGGCTACGCGCCCGAGCACGTGAACGTCGCCGCGCAGCTGGAGGACCGCGGTTCGCTGCTGCACTTCCTCCGCGAGCTCACGTCGCGGTACCGGGTGTCACCGGAGCTGGGCTGGGGCGAGTTCGCGGTGGTCGAGCAGCCGGTGGACGCGCTCCTCGTGCACTCGCTGCGGGCCGACGTCGGCCGGATGATCGCGGTGCACAACTTCGCCGAGCGTCCAGCCACGACGCGGTTCCGCCTCGCGGATGAACCCGCGGGGACGGCGCTGGTCGACCTGTTGGAGGCGCAGCGCATCACGCTCGACGACGATGGAGCCGTGGAGCTCGAGGTGCCGGCTTACGGCTACCGCTGGCTGCGCGTATCGCGACCGGGAGACGGACGAATCCTCTGA
- a CDS encoding TIGR03885 family FMN-dependent LLM class oxidoreductase translates to MAFIGFHASHEQIPPSALLDAVVAAEAAGFDGAMCSDHLAPWLPEQGESGFALSWIAAALARTSFSIGMVNAPGQRYHPVVMAQAFATLEEMFPWRFWAALGSGEAMNEHVTGDPWPSKEVRNRRLRESVDVIRLLLDGEEVTHDGLVRVHRARVWSRPTQPPPLLATAVSAETARWAASWAQGLATVAQEPAALARVVDAYRSAGGEGPCVLQVHVSWADTDAEALDLARTQWRQGVLTPPLAWNIEQPEDFDAAVGAVDEKALRSAVLVEHDPVALAERVAALAGIGFDRVYLHHVGQEQSGFLAAAADAVLPRMKELL, encoded by the coding sequence TTCCACGCGTCACACGAGCAGATCCCCCCGAGCGCGCTTCTCGACGCCGTCGTCGCCGCGGAAGCCGCAGGGTTCGACGGCGCGATGTGCTCCGACCATCTCGCGCCGTGGCTGCCGGAGCAGGGCGAGTCGGGATTCGCGCTGAGCTGGATCGCGGCGGCGCTGGCACGCACGAGCTTCTCGATCGGGATGGTGAACGCGCCGGGACAGCGGTATCACCCGGTGGTGATGGCGCAGGCGTTCGCGACGCTGGAGGAGATGTTCCCCTGGCGGTTCTGGGCGGCGCTGGGCAGCGGGGAGGCGATGAACGAGCACGTCACGGGCGACCCGTGGCCGAGCAAGGAGGTCCGCAACCGCCGGCTGCGGGAGAGCGTCGACGTGATCCGCCTGCTGCTGGACGGCGAGGAGGTCACGCACGACGGGCTCGTGCGCGTGCATCGGGCGCGGGTGTGGAGCCGTCCCACGCAGCCGCCGCCCCTGCTCGCAACCGCGGTGAGCGCGGAGACGGCGCGATGGGCGGCATCGTGGGCTCAGGGCCTGGCGACTGTGGCGCAGGAGCCCGCGGCGCTCGCCCGCGTGGTGGACGCGTACCGGTCGGCGGGCGGAGAGGGGCCGTGCGTCCTGCAGGTGCACGTCAGCTGGGCCGATACCGACGCCGAGGCTCTCGACCTCGCCCGCACGCAGTGGCGACAGGGCGTGCTGACGCCGCCACTCGCGTGGAACATCGAGCAGCCGGAGGACTTCGACGCCGCGGTGGGCGCGGTCGACGAGAAGGCGCTGCGGTCGGCGGTACTGGTCGAGCACGATCCCGTGGCGCTCGCGGAGCGGGTCGCCGCACTCGCCGGGATCGGCTTCGACCGCGTGTACCTCCACCACGTCGGACAGGAGCAGTCCGGCTTTCTGGCCGCCGCGGCCGATGCGGTGCTGCCCCGGATGAAGGAGCTGCTGTGA
- a CDS encoding zinc-dependent alcohol dehydrogenase, protein MRAMTYRGPYKVQVAEKPEPRIEHPNDAIVRVTHAAICGSDLHLYHGMMPDTRIGHTFGHEIVGVVHEVGSSVQSLSVGDRVMVPFNIACGSCYFCTRGLFSNCHNVNPNATAVGGIYGYSHTTGGYDGGQAEFVRVPFADVGPSVVPDWLSSEDALLLTDAFSTGYFGAQLGDIAEGDTVAVFGAGPVGLAAARSAWFLGAGRVIVLDHLDYRLDKARDFAFAETMHIGEVGDPVLAMKKATGYLGADVAIDAVGAEADGNLIQHVTAAKLKLQGGSPVAVNWAIDSVRKGGTVSLIGAYGPLVSAVRLGDAMNKGLTIRGNQAPVLRQWPRLLEHIQAGHVRPSELLTHRFPLEHIAEAYHVFSSKLDDCIKPVITIGED, encoded by the coding sequence ATGCGCGCCATGACGTACCGCGGACCGTACAAGGTCCAGGTCGCTGAGAAACCGGAACCGCGGATCGAGCACCCGAACGACGCGATCGTGCGTGTCACGCACGCCGCGATCTGCGGGTCGGATCTGCACCTGTACCACGGCATGATGCCGGACACCCGCATCGGGCACACGTTCGGCCACGAGATCGTGGGCGTCGTGCACGAGGTCGGATCCTCAGTGCAGAGCCTCTCGGTCGGAGACCGGGTGATGGTGCCGTTCAACATCGCGTGCGGGTCCTGCTACTTCTGCACCCGCGGCCTCTTCTCGAACTGCCACAACGTGAACCCCAATGCCACGGCCGTGGGCGGCATCTACGGCTACTCCCACACGACGGGTGGCTATGACGGCGGGCAGGCGGAGTTCGTGCGCGTGCCCTTCGCCGACGTGGGACCCTCCGTCGTGCCGGACTGGCTCTCGTCGGAGGATGCGCTACTGCTCACCGACGCGTTCTCCACCGGGTACTTCGGCGCGCAGCTCGGCGACATCGCGGAGGGCGACACCGTCGCGGTCTTCGGTGCCGGACCCGTGGGTCTGGCCGCCGCCCGCTCGGCCTGGTTCCTCGGCGCAGGCCGGGTGATCGTCCTCGACCACCTGGATTACCGGCTCGACAAGGCCAGGGACTTCGCGTTCGCCGAGACGATGCACATCGGCGAGGTCGGCGACCCCGTGCTCGCCATGAAGAAGGCGACCGGATACCTGGGCGCCGACGTGGCGATCGACGCGGTGGGTGCGGAGGCCGACGGCAACCTCATCCAGCACGTGACGGCGGCCAAGCTCAAGCTCCAGGGCGGCTCCCCCGTCGCCGTGAACTGGGCGATCGACTCCGTGCGCAAGGGCGGAACGGTGTCGCTGATCGGCGCGTACGGTCCGCTGGTGTCCGCCGTGCGCCTCGGCGACGCGATGAACAAGGGCCTCACGATCCGCGGCAATCAGGCACCGGTCCTGCGGCAGTGGCCGCGACTGCTCGAGCACATCCAGGCTGGTCACGTGCGGCCGAGCGAGCTCCTGACGCACCGCTTCCCGCTCGAGCACATCGCCGAGGCCTACCACGTGTTCTCCAGCAAGCTGGACGACTGCATCAAACCCGTCATCACGATCGGAGAGGACTGA